The genomic stretch GCTCCTCGAGCGTCGGATCGACACCCCCGCCGACGCCGACGCCCTCCTCGAGGCGATCGAGACCATGGTCCGCCTCCTCCAGGGTGGCCTCGCCGACGCCGGTCGGGCCGAGGCGACCGGCCTGGGGGTGGGGGTGCCGGCGCTCGTCGCGCTCGACGGCGTGCTGTGCTCGGCGACCCACCTGGCCGGCCTGGCCGACCTCCCGTTGCGCGCCGTGCTGCGCGAGCGCCTCGGGCTGGTCGTGCAGGTCGACAACGACGCCAACTGCGCGGCCTTGGCCGAGGCCCGCTTCGGTGCCGCACAGGGCCAGCGCGAGGTCCTGGTCGTCACGCTCGGGACGGGGATCGGTGCGGGCATCGTCACCGGCGGCAGGCTGCTGCGAGGGGCCCACGGCCTCGCCGGTGAGCCGGGGCACATGGTCGTCGTCCCCGACGGCCGGGCGTGCCCGTGCGGGCGCCGCGGATGCTGGGAGCGCTACGCGTCGGGGACGGGGCTGGGCCTGTCGGGCCGTGACGCCGCTCGGGAGGGGCGCGCGCCGGGGCTCGTGACGCGGGCCGGTGGGGTCGAGCAGGTCCGAGGCGAGCACGTCGTCGACGCGGCCATCGGCGGGGAGGCCGGAGCCCTCGTGGTGATGGAGGAGTTCGCCGGATGGGTCGCCCTCGGCCTCGCCAACCTCACCAACATCCTCGACCCGGCCGTGATCGTGCTCGGAGGGGGTCTCGTCGACGCCGGCGACGTGCTCCTGGCCCCGGTCCGAGAGGCGTTCGACCGACTGGCCGTCGGCACCTCCGCCCGCCCGCTCCCCACGATCGAGCCGGCCCGCCTCGGCCCTCTCGCCGGCGCCGTCGGCGCAGCCTCCATCGCCCTCCCCGCCGAGGTGTGACCCCGTCCGCTCCGGCCCCCTGGTCGGGCGAACGTCGTTCGGGGCTTCCGCAGGTGGCCGGTACCCTGCGGCCATGGAGTTCCGTCGGATCAACTCGCTCCCGCCCTACGTCTTCACGATCATCGACTCGCTGA from Acidimicrobiales bacterium encodes the following:
- a CDS encoding ROK family protein, giving the protein MSRPVLGIDVGGTKLLGCAVDAADPSDPLLERRIDTPADADALLEAIETMVRLLQGGLADAGRAEATGLGVGVPALVALDGVLCSATHLAGLADLPLRAVLRERLGLVVQVDNDANCAALAEARFGAAQGQREVLVVTLGTGIGAGIVTGGRLLRGAHGLAGEPGHMVVVPDGRACPCGRRGCWERYASGTGLGLSGRDAAREGRAPGLVTRAGGVEQVRGEHVVDAAIGGEAGALVVMEEFAGWVALGLANLTNILDPAVIVLGGGLVDAGDVLLAPVREAFDRLAVGTSARPLPTIEPARLGPLAGAVGAASIALPAEV